In Alicyclobacillus macrosporangiidus CPP55, a single window of DNA contains:
- a CDS encoding MalY/PatB family protein, whose protein sequence is MRYNFDEPIERRGTASSKWDGLKDRYGVADAIPMWVADMDFKSPPEVVEALRRRAEHGVFGYTIRPDSYLEAIAGWQKARHGWSVDPSWICHAPGVVPAIGFLIDALTEPGDRVIVQPPVYYPFYRLLRQRDRQIVYNPLRCVDGRYEMDYEDLEERLADGAQMLILCSPHNPVGRVWSAEELRHLGELCQRYGVLVVADEIHGDLVYRPHVHTPYASLGEAFAAQSVTCVAPSKTFNLAGLHTASVIIPNPELRRRYQEVIGRAAVGSVNVFGLTATEAAYREGGPWLEALLSYLEGNLDLLTSFAAERMPELKVFRPEGTYLAWIDCRGLGISDPQALQAFWLREAKVAFDQGYIFGPGGEGFVRINVGCPRAQLQACLEQMADAVEHHRAAGRG, encoded by the coding sequence ATGCGGTACAACTTCGATGAACCGATAGAACGCCGGGGCACGGCGTCGTCCAAGTGGGACGGGCTGAAAGACCGGTACGGAGTGGCCGACGCCATCCCCATGTGGGTGGCGGATATGGACTTCAAGTCGCCGCCGGAGGTCGTGGAGGCCCTGCGCCGGCGGGCGGAGCACGGGGTATTCGGGTACACGATCCGGCCCGACTCGTACCTCGAGGCCATCGCCGGCTGGCAGAAGGCCCGCCACGGTTGGTCCGTGGATCCCTCGTGGATCTGCCACGCCCCGGGTGTGGTCCCAGCCATCGGGTTTCTCATCGATGCGCTGACGGAGCCGGGGGACCGGGTCATTGTGCAGCCCCCGGTGTACTACCCGTTTTACCGGCTGTTGCGGCAACGGGATCGACAGATTGTGTACAATCCCCTGCGATGCGTGGACGGACGCTACGAGATGGATTACGAGGACCTGGAAGAGCGGCTCGCGGACGGGGCGCAGATGCTCATCCTGTGCAGCCCCCACAACCCCGTCGGGCGGGTGTGGTCGGCGGAAGAATTGAGGCACCTGGGAGAATTGTGCCAGCGGTACGGGGTGCTGGTGGTGGCGGACGAGATCCACGGCGACCTGGTGTACCGGCCGCACGTGCACACGCCGTACGCGTCTCTCGGCGAGGCGTTCGCTGCCCAGTCGGTGACATGCGTGGCGCCGAGCAAAACGTTCAACCTGGCGGGGTTGCACACCGCCAGCGTGATCATCCCGAATCCGGAGCTGCGCCGCCGCTACCAGGAGGTCATCGGCCGGGCGGCGGTGGGCAGCGTCAACGTGTTCGGCCTGACGGCGACCGAGGCGGCGTATCGCGAGGGCGGGCCCTGGCTCGAGGCCTTGCTGTCGTATCTGGAGGGGAACCTGGACCTGCTGACGTCGTTCGCGGCGGAGCGCATGCCCGAGCTGAAGGTGTTCCGGCCGGAGGGGACGTATCTGGCGTGGATCGACTGCCGCGGGCTCGGCATCTCCGATCCGCAGGCCCTGCAGGCCTTCTGGCTCCGGGAGGCGAAGGTGGCGTTCGATCAGGGCTACATCTTCGGGCCGGGCGGCGAAGGGTTTGTGCGCATCAACGTCGGCTGCCCGCGCGCCCAGCTGCAGGCGTGCCTGGAGCAGATGGCGGACGCGGTCGAGCACCATCGCGCGGCGGGCCGGGGGTGA
- the larC gene encoding nickel pincer cofactor biosynthesis protein LarC, with protein MRIAYIECPAGASGDMFLGAWLDAGVDEAAWRALLAKLAVPGYEVRVRPVMKQGIRALKVDVVVEGEESICDGDAGVHPQDDDPDHHHDHDYGHHGHDDFHTYRHEDAHTHSHDHGHHHAHEHAHAHPHRHLPDIEHILDHSDLPDPVREKSRLAFRLLAEAEGRVHGLPPERVHFHEVGAVDAIVDIVGAMAGWYLAGMPACYVSPIEVGGGTVRCAHGLMPVPAPATAILLEGLPTYSSGRWGETVTPTGAAILRALCERGEAPVFAADTIGYGAGTKELPVANVLRIRLGETAAAQRAGDLWVLEANVDDMPGEWAAHALQRMLDLGALDAWVTPVVMKKGRPGMQMHVLCDAARRDGLVGALHEETTSLGVRYYPVARSALARRWVTVSTPYGAVRVKVAERDGRVVNAAPEYEDCRVAAVSSGAPLKAVYQAALAAAQAEWLPGSQGQ; from the coding sequence GTGCGAATCGCGTACATCGAGTGCCCGGCCGGGGCGAGCGGGGACATGTTCCTCGGCGCCTGGCTGGACGCGGGCGTGGACGAGGCGGCATGGCGCGCGCTGTTGGCGAAACTCGCCGTGCCCGGATACGAGGTGCGGGTGCGCCCGGTGATGAAGCAGGGCATCCGGGCGTTGAAGGTGGACGTGGTGGTGGAAGGGGAGGAATCGATTTGCGACGGCGATGCCGGCGTCCACCCTCAGGATGACGATCCGGATCACCACCACGACCACGATTACGGCCACCATGGTCACGATGATTTCCATACATACCGTCACGAGGATGCCCATACGCACAGTCATGACCACGGACACCACCATGCGCACGAGCACGCCCACGCGCATCCGCACCGGCATCTGCCGGACATCGAACACATCCTCGACCACAGCGATCTCCCGGACCCGGTGCGGGAGAAGAGCCGGTTGGCGTTCCGCCTGCTCGCGGAGGCAGAGGGACGCGTCCACGGCCTGCCGCCGGAGCGGGTCCATTTTCACGAGGTCGGGGCGGTGGATGCCATCGTCGACATCGTCGGCGCGATGGCCGGTTGGTATTTGGCCGGGATGCCCGCCTGCTATGTCTCGCCCATCGAGGTGGGCGGCGGGACGGTCCGCTGCGCCCATGGCCTGATGCCCGTCCCTGCACCGGCGACGGCCATCCTGCTCGAGGGGCTGCCCACCTATTCCTCAGGCCGGTGGGGCGAGACGGTGACCCCGACAGGGGCGGCCATCCTCCGGGCCCTGTGCGAGCGCGGCGAGGCACCTGTGTTCGCCGCGGACACCATCGGGTACGGGGCGGGCACAAAGGAGCTGCCGGTGGCCAACGTGCTGCGCATCCGGCTGGGGGAGACCGCCGCGGCACAGCGGGCGGGGGACCTGTGGGTCCTCGAAGCGAACGTCGACGACATGCCCGGGGAGTGGGCGGCGCACGCGTTGCAGCGGATGCTCGACCTGGGCGCGCTCGACGCCTGGGTGACGCCGGTGGTGATGAAAAAGGGCCGGCCCGGGATGCAGATGCACGTGTTGTGCGACGCGGCCCGGCGCGACGGGCTGGTGGGAGCCCTGCACGAGGAGACAACGTCCCTCGGGGTACGTTACTACCCGGTGGCACGCTCTGCCTTGGCGCGGCGCTGGGTGACGGTGTCGACGCCCTACGGCGCGGTGCGGGTCAAGGTGGCGGAACGGGATGGCCGCGTGGTCAACGCGGCGCCGGAGTACGAGGACTGCCGGGTGGCGGCGGTCTCCTCCGGCGCGCCGCTCAAGGCGGTCTATCAGGCCGCGCTGGCGGCGGCGCAGGCGGAGTGGTTGCCAGGCTCGCAGGGACAGTGA
- the larB gene encoding nickel pincer cofactor biosynthesis protein LarB has product MSDRGYRAWLEAVRDGRASVDEALAALRRMNAEDLGFARIDHHRALRKGFPEVVYCEGKTDEQAAAILVRLCESGDGPVLGTRASAGVYERVRTAVPDVEYHPLARVVRLMRGVGDPKGHVLVVCAGTSDLPVAEEAALTAEAMGARVERLVDVGVAGLHRLLSHLDRLYEARVLVVVAGMEGALVSVIAGLVDKPVIAVPTSVGYGTQFHGVTPLLAMLNACASGVGVVNIDNGFGAGYLAALINRLGD; this is encoded by the coding sequence ATGAGCGACCGGGGCTACCGGGCGTGGTTGGAGGCGGTGCGGGATGGCCGGGCCTCGGTGGACGAGGCCCTGGCTGCGCTCCGGCGCATGAATGCGGAAGACCTGGGCTTCGCCCGGATTGATCACCACCGCGCCCTGCGCAAGGGATTCCCCGAGGTGGTGTACTGCGAGGGCAAGACGGACGAGCAGGCAGCGGCCATCCTCGTCCGCCTGTGCGAGAGCGGGGACGGCCCGGTGCTCGGCACGCGGGCGTCTGCAGGGGTGTACGAGCGGGTCCGGACGGCGGTGCCGGATGTGGAATACCATCCGCTCGCCCGAGTGGTGCGCCTGATGCGAGGCGTGGGCGACCCAAAGGGACACGTGTTGGTGGTGTGCGCGGGTACGTCCGATCTGCCGGTGGCGGAGGAGGCGGCACTGACCGCCGAAGCGATGGGCGCCCGCGTCGAGCGGCTGGTCGACGTCGGTGTGGCCGGATTGCACCGGCTGCTGTCTCATCTGGACCGGCTGTACGAGGCCCGGGTGCTCGTGGTGGTGGCCGGGATGGAGGGGGCGTTGGTCAGCGTGATCGCCGGGTTGGTGGACAAGCCGGTGATTGCGGTGCCGACGTCGGTGGGCTACGGCACACAGTTTCACGGCGTGACGCCGCTGTTGGCGATGCTCAACGCGTGCGCGAGCGGCGTGGGCGTCGTCAACATCGACAACGGGTTTGGCGCCGGCTATCTGGCGGCGCTCATCAATCGATTGGGGGACTGA
- the larE gene encoding ATP-dependent sacrificial sulfur transferase LarE, with protein MQQAWEKYERLLENLRGLGRVVVAFSGGVDSSFLLKAALEALGPENVLAVTADSETYPEREREAAIALAKEIGSPHLVIQTSELAIPGYAENPVNRCYFCKNELFSHLIPIARERGYHHVVFGAIADDLGEYRPGLQAAKERGVLAPLQDVMLYKREIRFLSQKLGLRTWDKPSLACLSSRIQYGERITREKLSMVDQAELFLLQLGFRQVRVRHHGQIARIEVPPAELAQVVEVADMVVAKLKEIGYQYVTLDLQGYRSGSMNEAVTAG; from the coding sequence ATGCAGCAAGCGTGGGAGAAGTACGAGCGGCTGCTGGAAAATCTGCGCGGACTGGGCCGGGTGGTGGTGGCCTTCTCGGGCGGCGTCGACAGTTCGTTTCTGCTGAAGGCGGCGCTGGAGGCGTTGGGCCCGGAGAACGTGCTGGCGGTGACCGCGGACTCGGAGACGTACCCGGAGCGGGAACGGGAGGCAGCGATCGCCCTCGCGAAAGAGATCGGAAGCCCCCACCTGGTGATTCAGACGAGCGAATTGGCCATCCCGGGCTATGCGGAAAATCCGGTCAACAGGTGTTACTTTTGCAAAAATGAGCTGTTCTCGCACCTGATCCCCATTGCCCGGGAAAGGGGGTACCATCACGTGGTGTTCGGCGCCATCGCCGACGATCTCGGCGAGTACCGCCCCGGCCTGCAGGCGGCCAAGGAGCGCGGCGTGCTGGCACCGTTGCAGGACGTGATGTTGTACAAACGGGAGATCCGCTTTCTCTCGCAGAAGCTCGGCCTGCGCACGTGGGATAAACCGTCCCTGGCGTGCCTGTCCTCGCGCATCCAATACGGCGAGCGCATCACCCGCGAGAAACTGTCGATGGTGGATCAGGCGGAACTGTTCCTGCTGCAACTCGGCTTCCGCCAGGTGCGGGTGCGGCATCACGGGCAGATCGCGCGGATCGAGGTGCCGCCCGCGGAGTTGGCGCAGGTGGTGGAAGTGGCGGACATGGTGGTCGCAAAACTCAAGGAGATCGGCTACCAGTACGTGACGCTGGACCTGCAGGGGTACCGCTCGGGCAGCATGAATGAAGCGGTGACGGCTGGATGA
- a CDS encoding gluconokinase, translating to MEDGALVMGVDIGTTTTKAIVYDPAGRPLAKASAGYPLYTEAPASAEQDAEEIRRAVERAVAEAAAASGRAREIRWLALSAAMHSVLPVDGKGRPLARALTWADSRGQRQAEAIRQDGGHGLYRRTGTPIHPMSPLVKLCWLREARPDVFGRAARFISLKEYVLHHWFGEYVVDHSIASATGLFHLERRTWDAEALAAAGVRPDQLSALVPTTCVLTGMNPDCARAMGISPDVAVAVGASDGVLANLGVAAIHPGVAAATLGTSGAARLVVDRPLTDPAGRTFCYALTEDRWVIGGSTNSAGIVLQWVRDHIGVPPAGAEGAAGQGDTAGYDALAEWAESVPPGCDGLLFLPFLAGERAPYWNAEARGVYFGLSLQHTRAHLVRAAFEGVLLQLNNVIVTLTELAGPLREVRVGGGVTKSAWWRQTMADVFGIPVAVPADYESSCWGAAALGLFAAGVWDALERVDNTAAIRERIDPHPERTRVYQAEMTRFGRLYETLKGEFTALAGLEGR from the coding sequence ATGGAGGACGGGGCGCTCGTGATGGGGGTCGACATCGGCACGACCACCACCAAGGCCATCGTCTATGATCCGGCGGGCCGGCCCCTGGCCAAGGCGTCCGCGGGCTACCCCTTGTACACGGAGGCGCCCGCGAGCGCGGAGCAGGACGCGGAGGAGATCCGGCGGGCGGTGGAACGGGCGGTCGCGGAGGCGGCCGCGGCGTCGGGCCGTGCGCGGGAGATCCGCTGGCTGGCGCTCAGCGCCGCGATGCACAGCGTCCTGCCGGTGGACGGCAAGGGCCGGCCTCTGGCGCGGGCGCTGACCTGGGCGGACAGCCGGGGACAGCGCCAAGCGGAGGCCATCCGGCAGGATGGGGGTCACGGGCTGTACCGGCGCACAGGGACGCCGATTCACCCGATGTCGCCGCTGGTTAAGCTGTGTTGGCTGCGGGAGGCGCGTCCGGATGTGTTCGGACGGGCCGCCCGATTCATCTCCTTGAAGGAGTACGTGCTCCACCACTGGTTTGGCGAATACGTGGTGGATCACAGCATCGCATCGGCAACCGGGCTGTTTCACCTGGAGCGGCGGACGTGGGACGCGGAGGCGCTTGCGGCTGCCGGCGTCCGGCCGGACCAGCTGTCGGCCCTGGTGCCGACGACCTGCGTGCTGACCGGTATGAACCCGGATTGCGCCCGCGCCATGGGGATTTCCCCCGATGTGGCGGTGGCAGTCGGGGCCAGCGACGGGGTGCTGGCCAACCTGGGGGTCGCCGCCATCCACCCTGGGGTGGCCGCTGCCACGCTTGGCACGAGCGGCGCCGCGCGCTTGGTGGTCGACCGGCCGCTGACGGATCCCGCGGGTCGTACGTTCTGTTACGCGCTGACGGAGGATCGGTGGGTGATCGGCGGATCGACCAACAGCGCCGGGATCGTCCTGCAGTGGGTGAGGGATCACATCGGGGTGCCGCCGGCCGGTGCGGAGGGTGCCGCGGGCCAGGGCGACACGGCGGGCTACGACGCGCTGGCCGAGTGGGCAGAGTCGGTGCCGCCGGGCTGTGACGGATTGTTGTTCCTTCCGTTTCTCGCGGGAGAGCGGGCACCGTACTGGAACGCCGAGGCGCGCGGGGTATACTTTGGGCTGTCGCTGCAGCACACCCGCGCGCACCTGGTGCGGGCGGCGTTCGAGGGCGTCCTGCTGCAGTTGAACAACGTGATCGTCACGCTGACGGAACTGGCCGGGCCGCTGCGCGAGGTCCGCGTGGGCGGCGGCGTGACGAAGTCCGCCTGGTGGCGGCAGACGATGGCGGACGTGTTCGGGATCCCGGTGGCGGTCCCGGCCGACTACGAGAGTTCGTGCTGGGGGGCCGCAGCGCTCGGGCTGTTCGCTGCCGGCGTATGGGACGCGCTGGAACGGGTGGATAACACGGCTGCGATACGGGAACGGATCGATCCGCATCCCGAGCGGACCCGGGTGTACCAGGCGGAGATGACCCGCTTCGGCCGGTTGTACGAGACCTTAAAAGGAGAATTCACGGCCTTGGCCGGCCTGGAGGGCCGTTAG
- the dgoD gene encoding galactonate dehydratase, translated as MWTVKVARMELFLVPPRWLFLKLTTDDGLVGWGEPVVEGRAATVAAAVRELEEYVIGRDPNDIEDIWQVLYRGGFYRGGPVLMSAIAGIDQALWDIKGKRYGLPVYEFLGGRVRQRVRVYAWIGGDRPQDVGQAALEKKQAGFTAIKMNASEEMHYIDSHAKVEAIVARVAAVREACGKDFGIAVDFHGRLHKAMAKVVAKELEPFHLMFIEEPVLPENHEALREIARHTTVPIATGERMFSRWDFKRVFEQGGVDIIQPDLSHAGGISEVRKIGAMAEAYDVAVAPHCPLGPIALAASLQVDASLPNVFIQEQSLGIHYNETSDLLDYLVDRAVFAYRDGYADIPTGPGLGIAIDEEKVRAVAGDHRWRNPVWRNEDGTVAEW; from the coding sequence ATGTGGACGGTGAAAGTGGCGCGCATGGAGCTGTTTTTGGTGCCACCGCGCTGGCTGTTTCTGAAGTTGACGACGGACGACGGCCTGGTCGGCTGGGGAGAACCGGTGGTCGAAGGCCGCGCGGCGACGGTCGCGGCGGCCGTCCGGGAGTTGGAGGAGTACGTGATCGGCCGCGATCCGAACGACATCGAGGACATCTGGCAGGTACTGTACCGGGGTGGGTTCTACCGCGGAGGCCCGGTGTTGATGAGTGCCATCGCTGGGATCGATCAGGCCCTGTGGGACATCAAGGGCAAGCGATACGGCCTGCCGGTGTACGAGTTCCTCGGCGGCCGGGTGCGCCAGCGGGTGCGCGTGTACGCGTGGATCGGCGGTGACCGCCCGCAGGACGTGGGCCAAGCGGCGCTCGAAAAGAAGCAGGCTGGGTTCACGGCCATCAAAATGAACGCATCCGAGGAAATGCACTACATCGACTCCCACGCCAAGGTCGAGGCCATCGTCGCCCGTGTCGCCGCGGTGCGCGAAGCGTGCGGGAAGGACTTCGGGATCGCCGTCGACTTCCACGGCCGGCTGCACAAGGCGATGGCGAAGGTCGTCGCGAAGGAGCTCGAGCCGTTCCACCTGATGTTCATCGAAGAGCCGGTGTTGCCCGAGAACCACGAGGCGCTGCGGGAGATCGCCCGGCACACGACGGTGCCCATCGCGACCGGCGAGCGCATGTTTTCCCGCTGGGATTTCAAGCGCGTGTTTGAGCAGGGGGGTGTGGACATCATCCAGCCGGACCTGTCCCACGCGGGCGGCATTTCGGAGGTGCGCAAGATCGGCGCCATGGCCGAGGCGTACGACGTCGCGGTTGCGCCGCACTGCCCGCTCGGGCCCATCGCGCTGGCGGCCTCGCTGCAGGTGGACGCGAGCCTCCCGAACGTGTTCATCCAGGAACAGAGCCTCGGCATCCATTACAATGAGACGAGCGACTTATTGGATTATCTGGTCGATCGCGCGGTGTTCGCCTACCGCGACGGCTATGCCGACATCCCCACTGGGCCGGGGCTTGGCATCGCAATCGACGAAGAGAAAGTCCGGGCGGTGGCCGGAGATCACCGCTGGCGAAATCCCGTGTGGCGCAACGAGGACGGGACGGTCGCCGAGTGGTGA
- a CDS encoding sugar kinase, translating into MDVITFGETMVNFAPTAAGPIEMVPAFEKRIAGSETNVSIGLARLGHRVAWVSRLGDDGFGRFIYKTVRGEGVDVSAVIFDPDAPTGLYFKEYLGGGRTQVHYYRRGSAASRLRPEDVDLARFPQARFLFASGITPALSASCRETAERAIEAAAARGVTVVFDPNMRRKLWREEEARPVLQRLAAASHLVLPGIDEGEILTGSTDPERIAERLLQGRTHAVVVKLGPEGAYYRTADGESGHVPGFTVQQVDEIGAGDAFAAGLMSGLLDGLSLPEAARRACAMGALAVTGIGDYESLPYRRDLEAFMAGTARATR; encoded by the coding sequence ATGGACGTCATCACGTTCGGAGAGACGATGGTCAATTTCGCGCCGACGGCCGCCGGGCCCATCGAGATGGTTCCGGCGTTTGAAAAGCGCATCGCGGGATCCGAGACGAACGTCTCCATCGGGCTGGCGCGCCTGGGGCACCGGGTCGCCTGGGTGAGCCGTCTGGGGGACGATGGATTCGGCCGGTTCATCTACAAGACCGTCCGCGGTGAGGGCGTCGATGTCAGCGCGGTCATTTTCGATCCCGATGCACCGACGGGTCTCTATTTTAAGGAATACCTCGGGGGCGGCCGCACCCAGGTGCACTACTACCGGCGCGGGTCGGCGGCGAGCCGGTTGCGCCCGGAAGATGTCGATCTCGCACGTTTCCCGCAGGCCCGCTTCCTCTTCGCCAGCGGCATCACCCCGGCCCTGTCGGCCAGCTGCCGCGAGACGGCGGAGCGCGCCATCGAGGCGGCTGCAGCCCGCGGTGTGACGGTGGTGTTCGATCCCAATATGCGCCGCAAGCTGTGGCGTGAAGAGGAGGCGCGGCCGGTCCTGCAGCGGCTGGCCGCTGCGTCCCACCTGGTGCTGCCGGGAATCGACGAAGGGGAGATCCTCACCGGATCTACCGATCCGGAACGCATCGCCGAGCGGCTGCTGCAGGGGCGGACTCATGCAGTCGTGGTGAAGCTCGGTCCGGAGGGCGCCTATTACCGGACGGCCGACGGGGAAAGCGGACACGTGCCGGGATTCACGGTGCAGCAGGTGGACGAGATCGGCGCCGGCGACGCGTTCGCGGCGGGCCTGATGTCGGGGCTGCTCGACGGACTGTCGCTGCCGGAGGCGGCTCGCCGGGCGTGCGCGATGGGCGCCCTTGCCGTGACCGGCATCGGGGACTACGAATCGCTCCCATACCGGCGGGACCTGGAAGCCTTCATGGCGGGCACGGCGCGGGCGACGCGATAA
- a CDS encoding DUF421 domain-containing protein, protein MLVKSGSMTESARGILVDGRPANRADEQRGEVRLSVYTELVLRSIFGFLAMILLARLVSQKWTVVAGVAVGALAALVSVNRAFNFYHALVVFVTWGVLVFALQWASLYSETLRSFVNGTPTVLIRHGKVLEKNLRQAKMSVNDMMSLLREKEAFKLADVEFGVLEPDGQVSVMKRSDVQPLTPKDTHLPVENERAPYVVVADGNLIPQNLANAGYERAWLWDEIRRQGAKDWKDVFLAQVDSQGNVYVDLYEDENLNPPTRNPTKPLLLASLKKIQADLEGFAIETRNPDAKAMYQDTARKLQQLIEQVEPELTR, encoded by the coding sequence GTGTTGGTCAAATCCGGCAGCATGACGGAATCGGCCCGGGGCATTCTGGTGGATGGACGCCCGGCAAACCGGGCGGATGAGCAGAGGGGTGAAGTGCGCTTGTCTGTGTACACCGAACTCGTGCTGCGCTCGATCTTCGGATTTCTCGCGATGATCCTGTTGGCCCGATTGGTGAGCCAGAAGTGGACGGTCGTGGCTGGCGTCGCGGTGGGGGCGTTGGCCGCCCTGGTCTCCGTCAACCGGGCGTTCAACTTTTACCACGCGCTGGTCGTGTTCGTCACGTGGGGTGTGCTGGTGTTCGCGCTGCAGTGGGCGTCGCTGTACTCAGAGACCTTGCGCAGTTTCGTCAACGGCACGCCGACGGTGCTGATCCGCCACGGCAAGGTGCTGGAGAAAAACCTCCGCCAGGCAAAGATGAGCGTCAACGACATGATGTCCCTGCTGCGCGAGAAAGAGGCGTTCAAGCTGGCGGATGTGGAGTTCGGCGTGTTGGAGCCGGACGGACAGGTGAGCGTGATGAAGCGGTCCGACGTCCAGCCGCTGACGCCCAAGGACACCCATCTGCCCGTGGAGAACGAACGCGCGCCGTACGTGGTCGTCGCCGACGGCAACCTGATCCCGCAGAATCTGGCCAACGCCGGTTACGAGCGGGCCTGGCTGTGGGACGAGATCCGCCGCCAGGGGGCCAAGGACTGGAAGGATGTCTTCCTGGCCCAGGTGGACTCGCAAGGCAATGTATACGTGGATCTTTACGAAGACGAAAACCTGAATCCGCCCACGCGAAACCCCACGAAGCCGCTGCTCCTGGCCTCGCTCAAAAAGATCCAGGCGGATCTCGAGGGCTTCGCCATCGAGACCCGCAACCCGGACGCGAAGGCGATGTACCAGGACACGGCTCGAAAACTGCAGCAGCTGATTGAACAGGTGGAGCCGGAGCTCACCCGTTGA
- a CDS encoding YiiX/YebB-like N1pC/P60 family cysteine hydrolase, with product MARKGWAASKWWMEAAGLLAGAAFFTGLAVCPDGWTAHAHTLSLLHHMSREMAHGRFTGVLPGGDNGISEAALEPGDVLFCHNPDGAYGYWTHVVIYAGGGQCVDAFDFVHGTVLRPLTSYRAYHTVAAFRARESPGWRRQLAQAALAEVGRPYDPFGALTDRRSEYCSKLVWRLFHDRGVDLCPAYPWVLPDDLAASPAWIHVGTWGVRP from the coding sequence TTGGCGCGGAAAGGGTGGGCGGCGTCGAAGTGGTGGATGGAGGCCGCCGGCCTTCTGGCCGGCGCCGCGTTCTTCACGGGGTTGGCCGTATGCCCGGATGGGTGGACCGCCCATGCGCACACGCTTTCGCTGTTGCACCACATGTCCCGGGAGATGGCACACGGCCGGTTCACCGGCGTCCTCCCCGGCGGGGACAACGGCATCTCGGAGGCGGCGCTCGAACCGGGCGACGTTTTGTTCTGCCACAACCCGGACGGGGCGTACGGTTATTGGACGCATGTGGTGATCTACGCGGGCGGGGGGCAGTGCGTCGATGCGTTCGATTTCGTCCATGGGACTGTGCTGAGGCCGCTCACGTCCTATCGGGCGTACCACACGGTGGCGGCGTTTCGCGCACGCGAGAGCCCGGGGTGGCGAAGGCAATTGGCGCAGGCCGCGCTCGCCGAAGTGGGCCGTCCGTACGATCCGTTCGGCGCCCTGACCGACCGGCGCAGCGAGTACTGCAGCAAACTGGTGTGGCGTTTGTTCCACGACCGTGGTGTCGACCTGTGCCCGGCGTACCCTTGGGTCCTGCCCGACGACCTGGCCGCAAGCCCAGCGTGGATTCACGTCGGCACGTGGGGGGTGCGTCCGTGA
- a CDS encoding peptidase MA family metallohydrolase, whose protein sequence is MRHAADAKWACPPPGRKERKVVKTWIVAGALASSLFSGGAGPSMAEAIQQYTQQVADWEQQILQGLSFGWEQLLAMLGISPPGAWAPGGGGTLQLPSGTGGPASGLGTTPGTVPVVPLEVAQPWRTHIHRLPRLAWQHTVQAGSGVTVSSGDRGVSASAVREAANIIQQVSVPLLTKDVGQAPSGAQVVLFSTRAAYGKALLQAGLSSDEAAAVVQQTGGLTIGTSVWIPLYNLQDSAELTNVLTHELTHVVYNERGIGDRLPTWLDEGAAWREGLAAEAAVNPREARALAAAYNAQLQDAAAQRMLLPLSANEQDILGADYNVEWQDYLAVQQLVDQYGEEKFRSFLDGVPSKGADASFQAVYGMSLSDYQKAFEERLG, encoded by the coding sequence GTGCGGCACGCGGCGGACGCCAAGTGGGCGTGTCCGCCGCCGGGCCGAAAGGAGAGGAAAGTGGTGAAGACGTGGATCGTGGCCGGAGCCCTGGCGTCGTCGTTGTTCTCCGGCGGTGCCGGACCGTCCATGGCCGAGGCGATTCAACAGTACACGCAGCAGGTGGCGGATTGGGAGCAGCAGATCCTGCAGGGCCTGTCCTTCGGGTGGGAGCAGCTGTTGGCGATGCTCGGCATCTCCCCGCCGGGGGCATGGGCACCGGGGGGCGGGGGGACGCTTCAGCTCCCGTCGGGCACGGGCGGCCCGGCGAGCGGACTGGGAACAACCCCGGGCACCGTGCCGGTGGTACCGCTGGAGGTGGCGCAGCCTTGGCGCACGCATATCCATCGCCTGCCTCGCCTCGCCTGGCAGCACACAGTCCAGGCCGGTTCGGGGGTCACTGTCAGCAGCGGCGATCGCGGCGTGTCCGCAAGTGCGGTCCGCGAGGCAGCGAACATCATCCAGCAGGTGTCCGTTCCGCTGTTGACGAAGGACGTGGGCCAGGCGCCTTCCGGCGCGCAGGTGGTGCTGTTCTCCACGCGCGCCGCATATGGCAAGGCGCTGCTGCAGGCTGGGTTGTCATCGGACGAAGCCGCCGCCGTGGTGCAACAGACCGGGGGTCTCACCATTGGCACGTCGGTGTGGATCCCGTTGTACAACCTGCAGGACAGTGCCGAACTGACCAACGTGCTGACGCACGAACTGACCCACGTCGTGTACAACGAGCGGGGCATCGGGGATCGCCTGCCGACGTGGCTGGACGAAGGGGCCGCGTGGCGTGAGGGACTGGCGGCGGAGGCGGCTGTCAACCCGCGAGAGGCGCGAGCGCTGGCCGCAGCCTACAACGCCCAGTTGCAGGACGCGGCGGCGCAGCGGATGCTCCTGCCGCTGTCGGCGAACGAACAGGACATCCTCGGTGCCGACTACAACGTCGAGTGGCAGGACTACCTGGCGGTGCAGCAGCTGGTCGACCAATACGGGGAGGAGAAGTTTCGCTCCTTCCTCGACGGTGTGCCGTCGAAAGGGGCCGACGCCAGTTTCCAGGCGGTCTACGGCATGTCTCTCTCCGACTATCAGAAGGCGTTTGAGGAACGCCTGGGCTGA